A region from the Sphingomonas sp. S2-65 genome encodes:
- a CDS encoding FecR family protein, translated as MTELETRERIDAQAADWVARDALSSMDAAGEAELAAWLAADRRHAGAYLRAQASYHVLEGAVAARTLPIAGNDDLPLSATRRCWAIPRRAVGAGLAIAACAVAGLFLGVPALRAPAPPSARELALADGSSVALAADGAVTARMSAGLRQITLERGAATFHVAKDRQRPFVVRSGLVYAEATGTVYSVRRVGAQGGAVRVREGSVRVWREGARDRAVMLHAGNALTIDPAIQSVAAPASFWFEDISIADAAKRFNQVNAVRIVIADPATGRVPIVGRFRSDRPDQFAKAAATLSGTRVREQHGTLVIGKP; from the coding sequence TTGACGGAGCTCGAGACACGGGAACGCATTGACGCGCAGGCTGCCGACTGGGTCGCCCGCGACGCGCTTTCCAGCATGGATGCTGCCGGAGAGGCCGAACTCGCGGCATGGCTCGCGGCGGATCGCCGTCATGCGGGCGCATATCTGCGCGCGCAGGCGTCCTATCATGTGCTCGAGGGAGCCGTGGCCGCCCGCACTCTGCCAATAGCCGGCAACGACGATCTGCCCCTCTCCGCCACGCGCCGCTGCTGGGCGATCCCGCGGCGCGCGGTGGGCGCAGGGCTGGCGATTGCGGCGTGCGCGGTTGCCGGGCTGTTCCTCGGCGTACCGGCGCTGCGTGCCCCCGCGCCGCCATCGGCGCGCGAACTGGCGCTGGCCGACGGCTCGTCGGTCGCGCTTGCCGCCGATGGCGCGGTCACAGCCCGGATGAGCGCGGGCCTCCGCCAGATCACCCTGGAGCGCGGCGCGGCCACCTTCCATGTCGCCAAGGATCGCCAGCGCCCCTTCGTCGTCCGCTCGGGGCTCGTCTATGCCGAGGCGACCGGCACGGTGTATTCGGTACGCCGCGTCGGTGCACAGGGCGGCGCGGTCCGCGTGCGCGAAGGCAGCGTGCGGGTGTGGCGCGAGGGCGCACGCGATCGCGCGGTGATGCTCCACGCGGGCAATGCGCTGACGATCGACCCGGCGATCCAGTCCGTTGCGGCGCCTGCCAGCTTCTGGTTCGAGGACATCTCGATCGCCGACGCGGCGAAGCGGTTCAACCAGGTCAACGCGGTGCGTATCGTGATCGCCGATCCAGCCACCGGCCGCGTCCCGATCGTGGGGCGCTTCCGATCCGATCGCCCGGACCAGTTCGCCAAGGCCGCCGCCACGCTGAGCGGCACCCGCGTTCGCGAGCAGCACGGAACGCTGGTCATCGGGAAGCCTTGA
- a CDS encoding TonB-dependent receptor: MGFASLGALALAMAFPAAAQVASPPDSTDDGEVVVTGSALRNQETISQRRKALGIVDSIGQDDTGDLADETLAEALIRLPGVNDMQTLYGEQTAKYMSIRGISPDLNFVSFDGIGMFSASNDGAGSRRVDLALIPTQVAQTTQVYKTFTADLDGGVIGGATNIVPYSALDGRNQWNLDARVEYRPSSTDVDTRNALGDYADTKFGGSIKGLIVQRFGAQDQFGVVASASYTQESWTASKPNINARTYLTAAGRPAKEDLSDWDGNAAMPNRVRTLNYTKFRKLYGGYLGLEYRAAPNVTLSASAFDYRQDEDQTLNDYRVDSIASPVYSSPNVARMKIGVIRPFVNYDRFATESRGAILKTRWEIDPATVLELRGAYGLSTFDNTDLGAAYTYSPAADFVTFDMSKPRPTFEFSNPADMVNLANYRAYSAADSTNAADFESWEGRGDLRHNYSSDSLGLGFAAGVDFRTVDAARDMTTTNYVVPASAIGAIGFVPGNASFGFPYQTVYVDLAKFNAQVKPSLAVNPASSASASFASDYGYRESILAGYANAMFAADRTRIIAGVRIEDVDYRAKVPQRVGTVFNGTEQRYDGGYRYALPSVSVTQDFSDTLRLRAAYSKSLGRPAFSDIAQAELVNNESLTITKGNPDLRPRKADNFDLALEQYFNGGDGLVALSGFYKKIDDEIFELRTTQDRGGILYDVTTPLNATSASLKGIELQFIDNDIAWLPGPLRNKMGVSFNVARMWAHMSYVSGGNTIERDNLLFQPDWVINASTYFKLPGDGELRVAYRWADKNLNTVNAQPYADYVLKARGQMDASLRLPITERVIVKLEANNLLGNDYSMMHGYFSERYTLTQDRKFFAGIVFKN, encoded by the coding sequence ATGGGTTTCGCGTCGCTTGGCGCATTGGCGCTCGCCATGGCTTTCCCGGCTGCGGCGCAGGTCGCTTCCCCACCGGACTCGACCGATGATGGCGAAGTCGTCGTCACGGGCAGCGCGCTGCGCAACCAGGAGACCATTTCGCAGCGTCGCAAGGCGCTGGGGATCGTCGACTCGATCGGGCAGGACGATACCGGCGACCTCGCCGATGAGACGCTGGCCGAGGCGTTGATCCGCCTGCCCGGCGTCAACGACATGCAGACGCTGTATGGCGAGCAGACCGCCAAATACATGTCGATCCGCGGCATCTCGCCCGACCTGAACTTCGTCTCGTTCGACGGCATCGGCATGTTCTCCGCCTCGAATGACGGCGCCGGCAGCCGCCGCGTCGACCTGGCGCTGATCCCCACCCAGGTCGCGCAGACCACGCAGGTCTACAAGACCTTCACCGCCGACCTCGACGGTGGCGTGATCGGCGGCGCTACCAATATCGTTCCCTACAGCGCGCTCGACGGGCGCAATCAGTGGAACCTCGACGCGCGCGTGGAATACCGGCCGAGCTCGACCGACGTGGATACGCGCAATGCGCTGGGCGACTATGCCGACACCAAGTTCGGCGGCAGCATCAAGGGGCTGATCGTCCAGCGTTTCGGTGCGCAGGATCAGTTCGGCGTGGTGGCGAGCGCAAGCTACACCCAAGAATCCTGGACCGCGTCGAAGCCCAACATCAACGCGCGCACCTATCTGACCGCAGCGGGCCGGCCCGCGAAGGAAGATCTGTCCGACTGGGACGGCAACGCCGCGATGCCGAACCGCGTGCGTACGCTGAACTATACCAAGTTCCGCAAGCTCTATGGCGGCTATCTGGGCCTCGAATATCGCGCGGCGCCCAACGTGACGCTCTCGGCTTCGGCGTTCGATTATCGCCAGGACGAGGATCAGACCCTCAACGACTACCGCGTCGACAGCATCGCCAGCCCGGTTTATTCGAGCCCCAACGTTGCGCGGATGAAGATCGGCGTGATCCGCCCCTTCGTGAACTATGACCGGTTCGCGACCGAATCCCGCGGTGCCATCCTCAAGACCCGGTGGGAAATCGATCCCGCCACCGTGCTCGAACTACGCGGCGCTTATGGCCTGAGCACGTTCGACAACACCGATCTTGGCGCCGCCTACACCTACAGCCCCGCCGCCGACTTCGTGACCTTCGACATGAGCAAGCCGCGGCCGACGTTCGAATTCTCGAACCCGGCCGACATGGTCAACCTGGCCAATTACCGCGCCTATTCCGCAGCCGACAGCACCAACGCCGCCGACTTCGAATCCTGGGAAGGCCGCGGCGACCTTCGCCACAATTACTCGAGCGACAGCCTGGGCCTCGGCTTCGCCGCCGGCGTGGATTTCCGCACAGTGGACGCAGCGCGCGACATGACCACCACCAACTATGTCGTTCCGGCGAGCGCGATCGGCGCGATCGGCTTCGTGCCCGGGAACGCCTCGTTCGGCTTCCCCTATCAGACGGTCTATGTCGACCTCGCCAAGTTCAACGCGCAGGTGAAGCCGTCGCTGGCGGTCAACCCCGCGTCGAGCGCCAGCGCCTCCTTCGCCAGCGACTATGGTTATCGCGAGTCGATCCTCGCCGGCTACGCCAATGCGATGTTCGCGGCCGACCGCACCCGGATCATCGCCGGGGTCCGGATCGAGGATGTCGATTATCGGGCGAAGGTCCCGCAACGGGTGGGCACCGTCTTCAACGGCACCGAGCAGCGCTATGACGGCGGCTATCGCTATGCGCTGCCGTCGGTCAGCGTCACGCAGGACTTCTCGGATACGCTGCGCCTGCGCGCGGCCTATTCGAAGTCGCTCGGCCGTCCCGCGTTCAGCGACATCGCCCAGGCCGAACTCGTCAACAACGAGAGCCTGACGATCACCAAGGGCAATCCGGACCTTCGTCCGCGCAAGGCCGACAATTTCGACCTGGCGCTCGAGCAATATTTCAACGGCGGAGACGGGCTGGTCGCGCTCAGCGGCTTCTACAAGAAGATCGACGACGAGATCTTCGAGCTGCGCACCACGCAGGATCGCGGCGGCATACTCTATGACGTGACCACCCCGCTCAACGCGACCAGCGCGTCGCTCAAGGGCATCGAGCTCCAGTTCATCGACAATGACATCGCCTGGCTGCCGGGCCCGCTGCGCAACAAGATGGGCGTGTCGTTCAACGTCGCGCGGATGTGGGCGCACATGTCCTATGTCTCGGGCGGCAACACCATCGAACGCGACAACCTGCTGTTCCAGCCCGACTGGGTGATCAACGCCAGCACCTATTTCAAGCTTCCCGGCGATGGCGAGCTGCGCGTCGCCTATCGCTGGGCCGACAAGAACCTCAACACCGTCAATGCCCAGCCTTATGCCGATTACGTGCTCAAGGCGCGCGGGCAGATGGACGCGTCGCTGCGGCTGCCGATCACCGAGCGCGTGATCGTCAAGCTCGAAGCGAACAACCTGCTCGGCAACGATTACAGCATGATGCACGGCTATTTCTCCGAGCGGTATACACTGACCCAGGACCGCAAGTTCTTCGCCGGCATCGTGTTCAAGAACTGA
- a CDS encoding alkaline phosphatase family protein, translating to MTSFTRRRLLQRTAQGLAFSAGATLMPPNVRKALAHAPRRSGSIRDIKHVVMLMLENRSFDHYFGTLPGVRGFGDPKAMTLASGRSVFHQPDAQHPDGYMLPFHLDTRDSAELIPSTSHAWATQHAAWNGGRMDNWLPAHRAADGEHGPYTMGYFKRQDIPFHHALADAFTICDGYHCSVLSSTRPNRLYYLTGTIDPEGLAGGPHTTQKTPKEGLRWTTYAERLEAAGVSWKVYQHADDGTGFNVLRLFSQFMDAGPQSPLRLKGMPAASDGEFEWDVMHDRLPAVTWLCPSNEASEHPHNSIPSAGAEFIAAKLDALAANPDVWAKTAFILNYDENDGLFDHVAPPVAPEGTPHEFVNGVPIGAGFRVPAIIISPWTAGGWVCSQNFDHTSVLQFLEQVTGVREPNISPWRRRSFGDLTAAFRFGAPPARLPQLPSTAGLLHRGRHAKGHLEPPPLLEEQLPPVQERGARHRIG from the coding sequence ATGACCAGCTTCACTCGCCGCCGCCTGTTGCAGCGCACCGCACAGGGCCTCGCTTTCTCGGCTGGGGCCACGCTGATGCCGCCCAATGTCCGCAAGGCACTCGCGCACGCGCCGCGGCGCAGCGGATCGATCCGCGACATCAAGCATGTCGTGATGCTGATGCTCGAGAACCGTTCGTTCGATCATTATTTCGGCACGCTGCCGGGGGTCCGCGGCTTCGGCGACCCCAAGGCGATGACGCTGGCGAGTGGGCGGAGCGTCTTCCACCAGCCCGACGCGCAGCATCCCGACGGCTATATGCTGCCCTTCCACCTCGACACCCGCGACAGCGCCGAGCTGATCCCGTCGACCAGCCATGCCTGGGCGACGCAGCACGCGGCGTGGAACGGCGGCAGGATGGACAATTGGCTGCCCGCGCACCGCGCAGCCGATGGCGAGCATGGGCCCTATACGATGGGCTATTTCAAGCGGCAGGACATCCCGTTCCACCACGCGCTCGCCGACGCCTTCACCATCTGCGACGGCTATCATTGCTCGGTGCTGAGCTCGACCCGGCCCAACCGGCTTTATTATCTCACCGGCACCATCGACCCGGAGGGGCTGGCCGGCGGTCCGCACACCACGCAGAAGACGCCCAAGGAAGGTCTGCGCTGGACGACCTATGCGGAGCGGCTGGAAGCCGCCGGCGTCAGCTGGAAGGTTTACCAGCACGCCGATGATGGCACCGGCTTCAACGTGCTGCGGCTGTTCAGCCAGTTCATGGACGCAGGGCCACAGTCGCCGCTGCGGCTCAAGGGCATGCCCGCCGCGTCGGACGGCGAGTTCGAATGGGATGTGATGCACGATCGGCTGCCCGCCGTGACTTGGCTGTGCCCGAGCAACGAGGCGTCGGAGCATCCGCACAACTCGATTCCGTCCGCCGGCGCCGAGTTCATCGCCGCCAAGCTCGACGCGCTCGCCGCGAATCCCGATGTGTGGGCGAAGACTGCGTTCATCCTCAATTATGACGAGAATGACGGGCTGTTCGACCATGTCGCGCCGCCCGTGGCACCCGAGGGCACCCCGCACGAATTCGTGAACGGCGTGCCGATCGGCGCCGGCTTCCGCGTGCCGGCGATCATCATCTCGCCCTGGACCGCGGGCGGGTGGGTGTGCAGCCAGAATTTCGACCACACGTCGGTGCTGCAGTTCCTCGAACAGGTCACCGGCGTGCGCGAGCCCAACATCTCGCCCTGGCGCCGCCGTAGCTTCGGCGACCTGACCGCGGCGTTCCGCTTCGGCGCGCCGCCCGCGCGATTGCCGCAGCTGCCGAGCACCGCCGGACTGTTGCATCGCGGCCGCCACGCCAAAGGGCATCTCGAGCCGCCGCCGCTGCTCGAGGAGCAGCTGCCGCCGGTGCAGGAACGCGGCGCACGCCACCGCATCGGCTGA
- a CDS encoding RNA polymerase sigma factor: MAREILPHEADVRGWLVRRWGSQLDPDDVIQEAFCRLAALDTIDHIASGRAYFFTTARSIAMDLFRREKVAGQKAVTDFDFCSVEDEYPRADRAVEARQELVRIDKLLSAVSLTCRRVIELRRLQGLSQRETAERLGISEHSVENHVARGIRRVMKMAADQDEGINSQEAASFDGARDTGTH; encoded by the coding sequence GTGGCGCGGGAGATCCTGCCGCACGAGGCCGACGTGCGCGGCTGGCTTGTGCGGCGCTGGGGCAGCCAGCTCGACCCCGACGACGTGATCCAGGAAGCCTTTTGCCGCCTCGCCGCGCTCGACACGATCGACCATATCGCAAGCGGCCGCGCCTATTTCTTCACCACCGCGCGCTCGATCGCGATGGACCTTTTCCGGCGCGAAAAGGTCGCCGGGCAGAAAGCGGTGACGGATTTCGACTTCTGCAGCGTCGAGGATGAATATCCCCGTGCCGATCGCGCGGTCGAGGCCAGGCAGGAGCTCGTACGAATCGACAAACTTCTGTCCGCGGTTTCGCTCACCTGTCGGCGCGTCATCGAATTGCGCCGCCTGCAGGGGCTGTCGCAGCGCGAGACGGCGGAGCGGCTGGGGATCAGCGAACACAGCGTCGAAAATCATGTAGCCCGCGGTATCCGACGCGTGATGAAAATGGCCGCGGATCAGGACGAGGGTATCAACAGCCAGGAGGCGGCGTCGTTTGACGGAGCTCGAGACACGGGAACGCATTGA